GTCAAAGGttcaatttttcatgatttttttgcaTACAGTTTTAGGATGTTAAAATACGGCTTTCcacaaaaaattggaattttccGACAAGAGAAAGATTAATTATGAGTTTTCGTTccccataattatgaatttcttggataattcataataaatttgtttatcgtttaaaaactccaaaatttcattgtgaatGTTCTTATAACGTTCTCATCATGCCTaaaaattaagtgaatattTAGTCAGaccaaaattggaatttcatggtAAAGGTTTTTAAATCAAGATgttttttattgagtttttgCGCTTTAAAAAAATTCCTAATTCATCCCTCCCTTGTGAgaaatttttatcttctttcacTACTAGAAAACTCGCATTTAGCGACGGCCGTTTTCCGTGGCAAAAGAGTTAAAATTCCGAAGCAAACAACTTTGTGACGGGGTTTGCGACGCCTCAAAAGTCCGTCGTAATAATGGGGTCGGAAAAATTGACCGACGGATATCAACTCCGTCACTCATTGCGGCGGCTCACACGGTCGCAATCACCAAAAATCCGTCGCTAAGCCTCCAACATTATGAGAGAACAATCCCGTCGCAAAATATATGGGAATTTAAGTAGCGTCGCGATGCTATCCGACGCTATACTGCAAGACAAAAATTTTGTGACTTTCATATTATCCAtcacaaatcaatttttttttctttttccctttaaaattagtttaggaaatttctcaattatttcTCAAAACACTTTTGGAATATAAAACAAGGTGATGAAAAATCACAAGATAAAATacattaatatgataaaatacgataaaaaatcacattaatATTTGATGAAAAACCTTTTTGATTACGTTCACAAGAATCACACTACTTATCTTTTgcatcaaaatatattgaaatacttACTAAATAGTATTAGAACATTTACTTTAAACTAAAActtataatcaaattttcaaaataatctgATAAATAATCAAGTAGGTGGACACAGATGTTAATCCTAACTCGAACGATGAGGTCGATAAGGAGGTATATCTGAATGGCCTTGTGTAAAAGACTCCATGAATTTCTGGAACTGCTCTCGGAGCAATCGCGAATCCTCCTGTGACTGCTCTCGAGCAAAACGTGACTCCTCCTGTGATGCACGAATCAATTCCTCGTTAGTCTTCAACCGCTCCTTGAGTTCCATGTTTTCAGCTGACATTTTAGATATTACAGTCCTCATATGCTCATATTTAGATGgtgaattatattatatatataagtaaGTTGGTAAGACCTATTCTaaatttatagcttatagcttatgtcATATAAGCTTATTCCACTAAGACGTGTTTAGTAACAATCATCTTCTCACGAACTTACATCTTATTTTTATGAGCGTATATCATTTTGTGATAAGCTAATTTAAGTACCTTACATATTAAAGAATACTTCCTCCATCCTATAATAAGtgagtcatttgcaaaaaatattgtcctaaaaaaattgatcaatttcacctttcaatacaatattaattactttttttttccaattataactttaatattctactttacatttataATAAAGAATAGTGCACTAATACTTGACTAAAGCACTCAAaaccattctctctctctctctcttgcaATACAATTTTTcttaggcttaatagcagttttgtcCCCCTAAGTATCaggaagttgcgattttgaccccctaacaaaataaataacaactcAGCTCTCTAAATATTGCCCCTTTTGAAGTTTTGACCCCTAGACCAATTTTGATCCAGTCAACACACACGTGGCTCCTCACTTAAGTGAGTTGGATGCCACTAAgtgtaattttaaatttaaaaattccaaatatggctatttttgtttcttctgcTCTTGTGGCTTATATTTCAAATGCTATTTATGCCTTAACTCACTAGATTTGGAATGAAATCATGTTTGATTAGTATGTTTTATATGAAATGGACTGAATtggtttttttaaagaagaaattctgggtttttttaaagaagaaatcatgtgccattccttttttatttttatttttttttgtctttttttaattcaaaaatacatatttggatattttaattacttttaaattgaaaattacacACATAACATCCAACTcacttaagtgaggtgccacatgtgCGTTGTTCGGGTCAAAATTGGTATGAGaacaaaactgcaaaaaagGTAATACTTAGAGAGCTgaattgtaatttattttgttagaagatcaaaatcataattttctGATACTTAGaagctaaaactgctattaaactttttttaataggtGTAAAacgaacaaaaacaaaactcacTTTTAATGGGATGGAGGATGTATAACTTCTCACTTTCATCTCAATATCACCATTGCAATCTTGATTGACTATTTacccaattttcattttttttggtggccggGATTTGAACACAgatcttgtatatattatgcattgttccgaccaactgagctaaactcacgatgACATTTATTTACCCAATTTCTAACCCCTTATTATATTAgtacaataaaaaaatcaaaatatttattccTATTTTtccactaccaccacctttttGCTATCCACCACCCCGGATCAACCAAGTAAAAAATGGATACTTATCGGTAATACTGTACGAGTATTATTCGCAAATTCTGtaaaattatttcattcaaatttgaatttttcttttctctcacATAGAACTGGTAGTTGATAAATTTTGAAGTTGAAATAGGTGAACCCAATCATCATCGATACGAATTGAAGAAGCAAGCAGCATTAAGGTAACATAATCAAACATTATTCACACTTTcttatgtttatattttcttatagaAGTTTGTTAGTAACTAACTAACCGTTGTTTTTCGATTTTTCTCTAATCTCCACATTCCCACTTTCATTTTATAACCGTCACTTCAATGCTGTCTTTGTTGCACTGCCTGCAATTTGTTGCCTCAGATCAGATCCAGATTCATCTGGTAAATAATTCTGTTTTCAGATTGATTGATTGTTGAATGAACAATCAAATTGGTCTATGTCTTTGTAAATCACTATCAAATAAGTTTCCGAATTTGTTATCTAAAGGTGGATGAAATAATTTGATACATAAGAAGATGGCATCAAAGCAAATGGAAGCTATTCAGAAGAAATTAGGAATGCTAAACTATCCAAGGGCAAATGCATCTGCTCAGTCCCTTTTATTTGCTGGCATGGAGCGCTATGCCCTTTTTGAATGGCTCTTCTTTCGGTATCTTCTTTTCTCTGTCATTAAAATCCATTCTGATTTTGTTGGCGCTTATGAACAAGGTTTAAAATCACAGTTGTGTTGcgttttttatattttgcaataattataatcaaattttggcTGTCAAAATGTTTAACAACCGCTTTTCTAAAACCTTCCTTGTAAAGTTGTTTTCGAAAACAAGTTAACGGAAACTGGAATTCTTAAGGTGTTAGATTTGCGTAATAATCTTTCATAGTTCATACAACCATCTGGATGATAAGGATTTATAGTGCATGTTTTGGAATTGACGCGCATTTCTTAACTGTTTCAGAGTTAAAATTAGGCAGGTGAAAATAGGGGCAGACTGCAGttgaaaatttggaacaaaaatttatttttctcttgctTGGTGTTTTCAATAACCCCCAAAGTGTTTTCTTCTAGCTATGCTTCTGTAGCTTGAAAGTAATTTTTACTGATTATTTTGccaattttctattttcacGATGTTTTGGATTTCCTTGTTTGAGCGTATTTGCAGCAGTGCTGCTAACACTTCTGTGATGTATTGATTTCCATGGTAAGAGTTAGACCTAATGATCTTTGATGTTTGTACTTGCAACAGGCTATTAGGTGATAAGTCACCCTTCTCTCAACAAAACTTACAAGGGGATGCCCTTGATCGGGATGAGGAGACGGCTCGAATTCAATGTAAgaggtttctttttctttgtttcgaaaattaaaattttgttggTTGAAACTAGTAGGAaggatctagagattaatgagttggatccaaatatggtttatgacaTAACATTAtgacgtaatttgatccatataGCCAACCCCACTTGGtaggataaggcttggttgttgttgttgtttgatacCTCAGCATCCAAGCTTTATTTGCAACCGAGTTTTGCAACACTGAGGACCAAACTATTGCTTGTTTAAAGATATGATATgagctactttttttttaaagatttgtgCCACTTAAAATGGTACTTCCttcgtttctaaatataaacaaattttactttttagattcattcaattaatgatgtatgtggtccatactAGAGGTTCTTGGAAAAGATCATAGGTTCTTGGAACCATATATGCATTTTGCAAACTCATCAATCACATGTTAACCCCGAAAAGAATCATACTAGTTCATGCGACAGTCTGGCACTAAGCAATGCTAATCCACATGCATGTTTGATGCTTGCATGGCTACCACGCGGTAGTCATGCACCCTTTTTCAGTAAAATAAGGACTTATATGGTAATCATGCAAAGAGTCTCCTTAAACAAATTAACTTTGAAGAACACAGACTCAATCAAATTTTTATGATAACAAATAAACTCGATAGAATAATTTTACCATCTAATGTTTGTTTGAGTGtgctaataattttttttaataaatacatTGTCTCATGCATTTGACATCTCTATATTGAGAACAAAGTTGAACAAAGAGCGTAATCTTGCACAAGCTTTGTCACTAAACTCTTTGTTTCGAATAGGGATGGACATAAGTCGAATCGAACTCGTCTGAGGTTGACTCGATTTTGATAtgaatcttttttctttttaccacAAGTTAGTTTCGTTTAACCTTCACGAGCAACTTGATTTAACACATTTCGTTCAACTCATTCGTTCAAATCATATGATtcaaaagtcaatttttttgtctaaaaaggtccaaaaaaaaaaaataacagacCTCTGACCATCActtttttgaaaaggaaaagattGAACTAAAGTAAAAGatatcataaacataaaatgaTTAAAGGATAGTCACAAATTCACTCTTCAAACGAATAAATATGcagataaaaatagaaaactaaAAACCTATCTGTTGTTATAGacacttcaaaagaaaaatacaaaaacatgtcaaattTATTAGGGTAATTAATTGTTCAAAATGATCTTGTAATACACGTGAATTCTAAAAAATaaccctataaaaataaaagacataTTTTAAACTTGTAATTTGagattcttcttatttttgaccatataatatatatgaagtCTAGAAAAGTGTCAGAGGTtcaattttcatgattttttttgcatACTGTTTTAGGATGTTAAAATACggctttccaaaaaaaaattggaattttctGGCAAGAGAAAGATTAATTATGAGTTTTCGTTccccataattatgaatttcttggataattcataataaatttgtttatcgtttaaaaactccaaaatttcattgtgaaggtTCTTATAACGTTCTCATAATGCCTAAAAATTAAGTGAATGTTTAGTCAGaccaaaattggaatttcatggtAAAGGTTTTTAAATCAAGAcgtttttttattgagttttttgTGCTTTAAAAAAATTCCTAATTCATCCGTCCCTTGTGAGAAAATTTTATCTTCTTTATGGAAAGCCATATTTTAATGTCATGAATATCacacttttaaaagaaaaacacttcCTAAACATAActccataaaatcataaaaaattcaatctctatagttttttttggactataaagtgaaaaataagaagaatatcAAATTACAACGTTAGAATATATTTACGGtctcatttttcatatttcgTATATGTTACATGACTAATTTGAATAATTAACCAAATttaagctaaaaaataaaaataaaacccaacAAATTTTCAActgaattatattatatatataggtaTGTTGGTAAGCTTATTCTaaatttatagcttatagcttatgtcATATAAGCTTAGTAACAATCATCTTTTTATGAActtatatcttatttttatgAGCGTATATCATTTTgtgataagctaattcaagtagcttacATATTAAAGATTACTTCCTTCATCCTATAATAAGTGagtcatttgtaaaaaatagtgtcccaaaaaaattgactcatttcacttttcaatacaatattaattacttttttttctttcttccagTTATAACTTTAATATTCTACATTACATTTAAGATAAAGAATAATGCACTAATACTTGACTAAAGCACTCAAAACcattctctatctctctctctctcatacaatacaatttttcttaggcttaatagcagttttgtcCCGCTAAGTATCagaaagttgcgattttgaccccttaataacaaaataaattacaactcacttttgaagttttaacCCCTAGATCAATTTTGACCCACACACGTGGCTCCTCACTTAAAATGTTGgatgccacatgtgtaattttaaatttaaaaaatccaaaTATGGCTATTCTTGTTTCTTCTACTCTTGTGGTTTATATTTCAACCGTCATTTATGCCTTAACTCACTAGATTTGGAATGAAATCATGTTTGATTAGTATGTTTTATATGAAATGGACTGAATtggtttttttaaagaagaaattctgggtttttttaaagaagaaatcacGTGtcattccttttttatttttatatttattgtctttatttaattcaaaaatacatatttgaattttttaattacttttaaattgaaaattacacACATAACATCCAACTCACTTAAGTGAGGTTCCACATGTGCGTTGTTCGGGTTAAAATTGGTATGAAAACAAAAGTGCAAAAAAGGTAATACTTAGAGAGCTGagttgtaatttattttgttagaagaccaaaatcacaattttctgATACTTAGaagctaaaactgctattaagcttTTTTTAATAGGTGTAAAtcgaacaaaaacaaaactcacTTTCATCTCAATATCACCATTGCAATCTTGATTGACTATTTTCCCAATTTCTTTTTTGTGGTGGGTGGGATTTGAACTcaaaccttgtatatattatgcattatccctaccaactgagctaagctcacgaggacatttatttatccaatttctaACCTTATTATAGTAgtacaataaaaaaatcaaaatatttattccTATTTTTCCACAACCACCACCTTTTTGCTATCCACCACCCCGGATCAACCAAGTAAAAAATGGATACTTATCGGTAATACTGTACGAGTATTATTCGCAAATTCTGTAAAATTATTTCACCATTTTAGAAGTATCTATGCCTAAGagatactcattcaaatttgaatttttcttttctttcacatAGAACTGGTAGTTGATAAATTTTGAAGTTGAAATAGGTGAACCCAATCATCATCGATACGAATTGAAGAAGCAAGCAGCAttaacgtaacataatcaaacACTATTCACACTTTcttatgtttatattttctgtgctcgtgattttcggatatcaaaccattaattgatttgaatcgtcaatctttgaactctcgatttttattcatgggaagggaaaaaaatgagtgaaaacccttatcgagactttggattcgggggttggttacgcgaaagctaagcgtctacggtattccgtaggaacctcttacctaatttatcttttgCTTATTTTATTACCTAAaagtctaagtgaaagaatggagggagaagaagtatgtttttggttatttttatttgatttggaaggatgaaaatcctatgcctacatacccttaaagaaaagggatcaaaaccaatgtagttcacctaaaaagtttctttttggtgggttggttgattttaaattttagaaaatggttttaagaagggaTAAGAAGCCTCAAGGCATCagataaaataaggtgaggttggtcaaattttaattacaagaaatcaagtctattatgaatattaattcaattaagcatttgattaagaaaataaaaaggaaaacacttgggttacaaaccaaggtttattaagaaaatatttttggagttttgcatgtttgattttttgagaaaatgatttttctaaactaaacgCTAGCTAAAAAACTAAACGCAACGACGtaacatgaaagaaaataaagtgcGGTGGTGTCGGTGCGTGTGTCGGTGCGTTGtgttattacatcaattcctagatacattctatggtctcaagAGAAAGATAATAGCCAGAAGTAAAAATgcacaaaataaattacatcaacttcCTAATCATACATAGTAAaataataccaatgaaataaaatgacaaaaaattaaatatgcatgAGATGATTCAAATATACTACAATAATAATGACAAAATAGTAAATAACCAATTAACACAAagcaaaacatattttttgtaatttttagagagattttaaaaagtgaaagaggtggagaaagtaaaaacaggggtataattaacaaaactgtagtgaattttaaaaaaaaattgggcttAAGCAAAAACGGGTCGGTTCGGGTTACTGGAGCGGGTCATCAGGTTAAACATTAGCCGCATGATTAAGATCAGACAGATTAAGATCGGACAGAGGAGCAACATAGACCACAGGATCAAAGATTCAAAGGACAAGGGTGTGTGGGTGCATGGTAAGGCCATACACCCACGCGTATGGGATCAAAGAGGGCTATATATAGGCTGTAGTTcacaaaattcattcatttccaaATTTCCTTCTCTCTCCTCACACgttttctcccttctctctccTAATTTCTTCGTCTTCTCCGACGGAAGGGATggggttccggcgcggtggccggtggtgcaCCACCGTGCCGGAGTTTTCAAAACactcctttttcaaaaacaattacaTATTATTATATCTTTTTTCGTGTAGATGATAGATCCGGACTTAGATTTCAAAGAAAAGCAACAACACGTCTAGATCTACAATCAAACAATacgaaaataaaatactacCTTCTTTACCTCGGATTCCGATCTGCTCTAACAAGGAGGAGCCGATTCGGTTTGTGCTTCAGCGTTGTAAGGCCGGTtcagtttcttcttcttccttcacgcTCCGATCTGATCTGCTTCCTCTCTCCGATCCGGTTGCGTTCCAAGCTTGTACCTCTGATTCGGTTTGTTGTTGACGAGTTGTACGGATTCGTGAATCAGTGTTTACTGGATTCATGATCTGAAATGTTTGTGTGCTTGGATCGGAAACTATGATCGAATTCCTTGTATTGGTTATTTGGAGGATTCGTGTTGCTGTGAATCGGTTTGTATGGAGGGgtttgaaaaattgttggatCGGTTGTGTCAAGTTTGTGTGATCCGAAAATGGGTAGAGAAaaggaaaattagggttttttcgATTTGACTGTGCGGCTAGGGTTTTATGATCTCCTCccctctctcttttttttgcAGGTTTCAATTTATACCATTAGGGTTAAAGGGAAAAAAGGAAACAACATACTGAATTTGGAAACAATAGTTTGACCATCTGCCTGAATATGAGGCgtgtaaataataatttttttggacccttgccGGGATTTTTCGGACTCATTGACATTATCGgacaaaacagaaaataaactattaaatatataaaaaaaaaaaaaaagtaaccaattttaaaaatcaaaattaaaattaaaactaataaaagatggaaattaaataatgaaataaagagaaaataatgaGAGAAGAGGGTTcgactcggaataaaaaatgaggtacttcaaagtaacctctctgtcgaaatttcgtctgaaacgacgaaaattcccgactttaaaaatacgaataaaatcggtaagaatagagaaaagtggtcaaaatttggggta
Above is a genomic segment from Medicago truncatula cultivar Jemalong A17 chromosome 5, MtrunA17r5.0-ANR, whole genome shotgun sequence containing:
- the LOC11423438 gene encoding AUGMIN subunit 7-like; protein product: MASKQMEAIQKKLGMLNYPRANASAQSLLFAGMERYALFEWLFFRLLGDKSPFSQQNLQGDALDRDEETARIQCKRFLFLCFEN